One Shewanella sp. MR-4 DNA window includes the following coding sequences:
- the dnaE gene encoding DNA polymerase III subunit alpha, with protein MSDPRFVHLRVHSDFSMSDGVAKVKPILAQVEAKGMAAVALTDQNNLCGLVKFYGGCHGAGIKPIIGADFWMQVPGFDDEFCALTIIAMNNDGYQNLTQIISQAYLRGHVAGRVVIDQEWLVTYNEGILLLSGGKEGDVGKALLKGNNTQVESLCEFYQQHFEGRYYLELLRTGRTDEERYLHMAVGLAQEKGIPVVATNQVVFLKPEDFEAHEIRVAIHDGFTLADPRRPKKYSEQQYLRSEEEMCELFADIPAALENTVEIAKRCNVTIRLYEYFLPNFPTGDMSIEDYLVDCSKKGLEERLEFLFPDPQVRAERRGEYDERLDVELKVINQMGFPGYFLIVMEFIQWGKDNGIPVGPGRGSGAGSLVAYALKITDLDPLEFDLLFERFLNPERVSMPDFDVDFCMDRRDEVIDHVAELYGREAVSQIITFGTMAAKAVIRDVGRVLGHPYGFVDRISKLIPPEPGMTLAKAFEVEPALQESYDADEDVKDLIDMCRKLEGVTRNAGKHAGGVVIAPTKITDFSPLYCDAEGKNPVTQFDKNDVETAGLVKFDFLGLRTLTIVDWALEMINKVEVKNGRPPVRIEAIPLDDPASFRLLQRYETTAVFQLESRGMKDLIKRLQPDCFEDMIALVALFRPGPLQSGMVDNFIERKHGREEVSYPDSQYQHESLKELLSPTYGIILYQEQVMQIAQVLSGYTLGGADMLRRAMGKKKPEEMAKQRGTFKEGAIKNGVDGELAMKIFDLVEKFAGYGFNKSHSAAYALVSYQTLWLKTHFPSQFMAAVMSADMDNTDKIVTLVDECERMGLTIIPPDVNKGLFKFTVDDDLRIVYGIGAIKGVGEGPVESILEARKDGPFKDLFDFCARIDLKKLNKRVIEKLICAGALDALGPHRASMMATLPEAISAADQHAKAEAIGQHDMFGLLNSDPEDSKQQFVECTPWPDKIWLEGERETLGLYLTGHPINQYLKELKHYTSGRLKDVHPTDRGKTVKAAGLVVATRVMLTKRGSKMGLLTLDDKSARLEVMLFTEAFEKFNYLLEKDRILICEGEVSFDDFAGGNRMTARNIIDISEARSHFASALEIDLDASQLNPSVLESIEQSISPWRNGAVPVVINYSQAQAKGQFRLAEHWRVNPSDELVFALESLLGPNKVRILFP; from the coding sequence ATGTCCGATCCTCGTTTTGTGCATCTTCGTGTCCACAGTGACTTCTCTATGTCCGATGGTGTGGCTAAGGTCAAACCCATCCTCGCCCAAGTTGAGGCTAAGGGTATGGCTGCGGTGGCCTTAACGGATCAAAACAACCTCTGCGGTCTGGTCAAGTTTTATGGTGGTTGCCATGGTGCGGGGATTAAGCCGATTATTGGCGCGGACTTTTGGATGCAAGTGCCGGGGTTTGATGACGAGTTTTGTGCCTTAACCATTATTGCGATGAATAATGATGGCTATCAAAATCTCACCCAAATCATCAGCCAAGCCTATCTACGGGGCCATGTGGCTGGGCGGGTGGTGATTGACCAAGAGTGGCTTGTCACCTACAACGAAGGCATTTTATTGCTGTCTGGTGGGAAAGAAGGGGACGTGGGTAAGGCGCTGCTTAAGGGCAACAATACTCAAGTCGAGTCCTTATGCGAGTTTTATCAGCAACATTTTGAAGGGCGTTATTACCTCGAATTATTGCGCACGGGGCGCACCGATGAGGAACGTTACCTGCATATGGCGGTGGGGCTCGCGCAGGAAAAGGGCATTCCCGTGGTCGCCACCAATCAGGTGGTATTTTTAAAACCCGAAGACTTCGAGGCCCATGAGATCCGCGTTGCGATTCACGATGGTTTTACGCTTGCCGATCCCCGTCGTCCTAAAAAATACAGTGAGCAGCAATATCTTCGCAGCGAAGAGGAAATGTGCGAGCTATTTGCCGACATTCCCGCCGCGCTCGAAAATACCGTTGAAATTGCCAAACGCTGCAACGTTACCATTCGCTTATACGAATACTTCTTACCGAACTTCCCCACTGGCGATATGTCGATTGAGGATTATCTGGTTGATTGCTCTAAGAAGGGGCTCGAAGAACGCTTAGAGTTCTTATTCCCCGATCCACAAGTGCGCGCCGAGCGCCGCGGCGAATATGACGAGCGTCTCGATGTGGAGCTAAAAGTTATCAACCAGATGGGCTTCCCCGGTTACTTCCTTATCGTGATGGAGTTTATTCAGTGGGGTAAGGATAACGGCATTCCCGTTGGTCCCGGTCGTGGTTCGGGCGCGGGTTCCCTTGTGGCCTATGCCCTTAAGATTACCGACTTAGACCCCTTAGAATTCGACCTGCTGTTCGAACGATTCCTCAACCCAGAGCGGGTATCTATGCCCGACTTCGACGTCGACTTCTGTATGGATAGGCGTGATGAGGTCATTGACCACGTGGCCGAGCTCTACGGCCGTGAGGCGGTATCGCAGATCATTACCTTCGGTACCATGGCGGCCAAGGCGGTTATCCGCGACGTGGGTCGTGTGCTCGGCCATCCCTATGGCTTTGTGGACCGCATTTCTAAGCTTATTCCGCCAGAGCCAGGCATGACACTCGCCAAGGCCTTTGAAGTGGAGCCTGCGCTGCAGGAGTCCTACGATGCCGATGAGGATGTGAAAGATCTTATCGACATGTGCCGTAAACTCGAGGGGGTGACCCGTAACGCCGGTAAGCATGCAGGGGGCGTGGTTATTGCGCCCACCAAGATCACCGACTTCTCGCCGCTTTACTGCGACGCCGAAGGTAAAAACCCGGTAACCCAGTTTGATAAGAACGACGTGGAAACCGCCGGCTTAGTCAAATTCGACTTCTTAGGGTTAAGAACCCTGACCATCGTCGACTGGGCGCTGGAGATGATCAACAAGGTGGAGGTTAAAAATGGCCGTCCACCGGTGCGGATTGAGGCGATTCCCCTAGACGACCCAGCTTCGTTCCGCTTGCTGCAACGCTACGAAACCACCGCGGTATTCCAGCTCGAATCTCGTGGTATGAAGGATTTGATTAAGCGTCTGCAACCTGACTGCTTCGAAGATATGATCGCACTCGTGGCACTGTTCCGCCCGGGGCCTCTGCAATCGGGCATGGTGGATAACTTTATCGAGCGTAAGCATGGTCGTGAAGAGGTGTCTTACCCTGATTCTCAATACCAGCATGAATCCTTGAAGGAGCTGTTGTCGCCCACCTACGGCATTATTTTGTACCAAGAGCAGGTGATGCAGATTGCGCAGGTGCTATCGGGTTATACCTTAGGTGGCGCGGACATGCTGCGCCGCGCTATGGGTAAGAAAAAGCCTGAGGAGATGGCCAAACAGCGCGGTACCTTTAAAGAAGGGGCGATTAAGAACGGCGTCGACGGCGAGTTGGCGATGAAGATCTTCGACTTAGTGGAAAAGTTTGCGGGCTACGGCTTTAACAAATCCCACTCCGCTGCGTACGCGCTCGTGTCCTATCAAACCCTGTGGCTCAAGACTCACTTCCCGTCGCAGTTTATGGCGGCGGTAATGTCTGCCGATATGGACAACACAGACAAAATCGTCACCCTAGTGGATGAATGTGAGCGCATGGGACTCACCATTATTCCGCCGGATGTGAACAAAGGTCTGTTTAAGTTTACCGTCGATGACGATCTACGCATCGTTTACGGCATCGGTGCCATCAAAGGTGTGGGTGAGGGGCCGGTTGAGTCCATTCTTGAGGCGCGTAAGGACGGCCCCTTTAAAGATTTATTCGACTTTTGCGCCCGTATCGATCTTAAAAAACTCAACAAGCGGGTGATTGAAAAGCTTATCTGTGCTGGCGCCTTAGATGCACTTGGGCCGCACCGCGCCTCTATGATGGCCACCTTGCCCGAGGCGATAAGCGCCGCCGATCAGCATGCTAAGGCCGAGGCCATCGGCCAGCATGATATGTTTGGTCTGCTCAATAGCGACCCTGAGGACAGTAAGCAACAGTTTGTCGAATGCACTCCGTGGCCCGATAAAATTTGGCTCGAAGGGGAGCGCGAGACCTTAGGTCTATATTTAACCGGTCACCCGATTAATCAATATCTTAAAGAGCTTAAGCATTACACCTCTGGGCGCTTAAAGGACGTGCATCCAACCGATCGCGGCAAAACCGTGAAGGCGGCAGGCCTTGTGGTTGCAACCCGGGTGATGCTCACTAAACGTGGCTCGAAAATGGGCCTGTTGACGCTAGATGACAAGAGTGCGCGCCTCGAGGTGATGCTCTTTACCGAAGCCTTTGAGAAGTTTAACTATCTGCTCGAGAAGGACAGGATCCTGATCTGCGAAGGTGAAGTCAGCTTCGATGATTTTGCCGGTGGCAACCGCATGACGGCGCGCAATATTATCGATATCAGCGAGGCGCGCAGCCACTTTGCCAGCGCCTTAGAAATCGATTTAGACGCATCGCAGTTAAATCCAAGCGTGCTCGAAAGTATCGAGCAATCGATAAGCCCGTGGCGCAACGGTGCCGTGCCCGTGGTGATTAACTACAGTCAAGCGCAGGCCAAGGGCCAATTTAGGTTGGCGGAACATTGGCGAGTCAACCCCAGCGATGAATTGGTGTTTGCCCTTGAGAGCCTCTTGGGGCCAAATAAGGTGCGGATCTTGTTCCCCTAA
- a CDS encoding DUF885 domain-containing protein, with product MKTVLKRIGLGTLALVLLLGALAAHEWYAKKPFFFRAFLDRSMVKMAFESPETLTSLGFLESVGITGHNALLDDDSPAAMDKTFTQVRALRDTLLSYQDTDLDDNQRISKDIALYLADFALASEPYRYHNYPVNQLFGVQNGYPSFMQAQHQVHSVEDAENYLSRLIAVKTKFGQTLEGLKLREAKGIIPPKFVIERVLTEMNDFINAPVEDNILYSSFKTKLADTQISADEQARLLAQAKANIESDVKPAYRLFIDYFTALQAKAGTDDGYWALPNGDVAYEQLLKFFTTTNYSADEIHAKGLAEVSRIQDEIMTILAAQGYDTSQGFSVAIEALAADPKFYYEDSDAGRAQILVDYQKILDEVNAGLDNAFRIRPKAGMEVVRIPEFKEKTAPGAYYQQPAIDGSRPGRFYANLFDIKATPKYGMRTLAYHEGIPGHHFQIAVAMELEGQPLIRKMAPFTAYIEGWALYSERLAWELGFQQDPFDNIGRLQAELFRAVRLVVDTGIHHSRWTREQAIDYMKQNTGMSDRDVTAEIERYIVMPGQATAYKVGMMKILELREKAKQALGDKFDLRDFHDVVLKNGAVPLDILEKLVDRYIAEKRSQA from the coding sequence TTGAAAACGGTATTAAAACGAATCGGACTTGGCACTCTTGCCTTAGTGCTGTTGCTCGGGGCGCTTGCCGCCCATGAATGGTATGCGAAAAAGCCTTTTTTCTTCCGTGCATTTTTAGATAGAAGCATGGTGAAAATGGCCTTTGAAAGTCCCGAGACCTTGACCTCTTTGGGATTTTTAGAATCCGTTGGCATCACAGGCCACAATGCCTTGCTCGACGATGATAGCCCCGCGGCCATGGATAAAACCTTTACCCAAGTCCGCGCCTTAAGGGATACTTTACTCAGCTACCAAGATACCGATCTGGATGATAATCAGCGTATATCTAAGGATATCGCCCTGTATCTGGCGGATTTTGCCTTGGCCTCTGAACCCTATCGCTACCATAATTATCCGGTGAATCAATTGTTTGGTGTGCAAAATGGTTATCCAAGCTTCATGCAGGCCCAGCACCAAGTTCACTCGGTTGAGGATGCGGAAAACTACCTATCACGCTTAATTGCTGTGAAGACTAAATTTGGCCAAACCTTAGAAGGACTAAAGCTTCGAGAGGCTAAGGGCATTATTCCGCCTAAGTTTGTGATTGAGCGGGTGCTAACCGAGATGAATGACTTCATCAACGCGCCCGTCGAAGACAATATTCTCTACAGCTCCTTTAAGACTAAGCTCGCCGACACGCAAATCAGTGCCGATGAACAGGCGCGTTTGCTCGCGCAGGCAAAAGCCAATATCGAGTCCGACGTTAAACCGGCATATCGACTCTTTATCGATTATTTCACGGCGTTACAAGCCAAAGCGGGCACGGACGATGGTTATTGGGCTTTGCCGAATGGCGATGTGGCCTACGAGCAGTTGCTGAAGTTTTTTACCACCACAAATTACAGCGCCGATGAAATCCATGCTAAGGGATTAGCCGAGGTGAGCCGTATTCAGGACGAAATCATGACGATTTTGGCCGCACAGGGATACGACACCAGCCAAGGATTTTCGGTGGCAATCGAAGCGCTGGCCGCCGATCCAAAATTCTATTATGAAGACTCAGATGCGGGCCGAGCGCAGATCTTAGTGGATTACCAAAAAATCCTCGATGAAGTGAATGCGGGCTTAGACAATGCCTTCCGTATTCGCCCGAAAGCGGGAATGGAAGTGGTGCGCATTCCTGAATTTAAAGAGAAAACTGCACCGGGCGCTTATTATCAGCAGCCGGCGATTGACGGTAGTCGTCCGGGACGTTTCTACGCCAACCTGTTCGACATCAAAGCCACGCCTAAATACGGCATGCGTACTTTGGCTTACCATGAGGGCATCCCAGGGCATCACTTCCAAATCGCGGTGGCGATGGAGTTGGAAGGACAACCGCTGATCCGCAAGATGGCGCCGTTTACGGCCTATATCGAAGGTTGGGCACTCTATTCTGAACGTTTAGCCTGGGAACTCGGTTTTCAGCAAGATCCCTTCGACAATATCGGTCGCTTACAGGCGGAGCTGTTTCGGGCCGTGCGTCTGGTTGTGGATACGGGGATCCACCACAGTCGCTGGACCCGTGAGCAAGCCATTGACTATATGAAACAAAACACCGGTATGTCCGACCGCGACGTGACCGCCGAAATCGAGCGTTATATCGTTATGCCTGGCCAAGCGACGGCCTATAAGGTGGGCATGATGAAAATTCTCGAGCTGCGGGAAAAAGCCAAACAAGCCCTAGGTGATAAATTCGATTTACGGGATTTTCACGATGTAGTGCTGAAAAATGGTGCCGTTCCCTTAGATATTCTAGAAAAATTAGTGGACCGTTATATCGCCGAAAAACGCAGCCAAGCCTAA
- a CDS encoding cold-shock protein: MSKTTGIVKWFNEDKGFGFISPDNGGADAFVHFRAIVSEGFKTLAEGQKVSYEVEQGQKGPQAANVVVL, translated from the coding sequence ATGTCTAAAACTACTGGTATAGTAAAATGGTTTAACGAAGACAAAGGTTTTGGTTTTATTTCCCCTGATAACGGTGGCGCTGACGCATTCGTTCACTTCCGCGCAATCGTATCTGAAGGCTTTAAAACTTTAGCCGAAGGCCAAAAGGTTTCTTACGAAGTCGAACAAGGTCAAAAAGGTCCTCAAGCTGCGAACGTTGTTGTTCTGTAA
- the rnhB gene encoding ribonuclease HII: protein MAVFKTLTDADMAIFSAGLVAGVDEVGRGPLVGDVVTAAVILDPNRPIAGLNDSKKLTEKRREALFDEICEKALSYHVGRATPSEIDELNILHATMLAMQRAVAGLARTPELVLVDGNRSPAFTHQGLSLTSHSIVKGDGLIASISAASIIAKVTRDREMDALDAAYPQYGFAKHKGYPTKAHFDAIAEHGVFDQYRKSFKPVKALLER, encoded by the coding sequence ATGGCGGTATTTAAGACGTTGACCGACGCCGATATGGCCATCTTCTCAGCAGGTTTAGTGGCGGGCGTGGATGAAGTCGGCCGTGGCCCTCTGGTGGGTGATGTGGTCACCGCTGCGGTGATCCTCGATCCCAATCGTCCCATTGCTGGCTTAAATGACTCTAAAAAGCTTACCGAGAAGCGCCGCGAGGCCTTGTTCGATGAGATTTGTGAAAAAGCCTTAAGCTATCATGTGGGGCGGGCAACACCTTCGGAAATCGATGAGCTGAATATCCTCCATGCCACTATGCTGGCGATGCAGCGCGCGGTTGCAGGGCTTGCTCGTACGCCCGAGTTAGTTTTAGTCGATGGTAATCGCAGTCCGGCGTTTACGCACCAAGGGCTGTCTTTGACCAGTCATAGCATAGTCAAAGGTGATGGCCTGATTGCGAGTATCAGTGCTGCGTCGATTATTGCTAAAGTCACCCGAGACCGGGAGATGGATGCTCTCGATGCAGCTTATCCCCAGTATGGATTTGCTAAGCATAAGGGCTATCCGACTAAGGCGCATTTTGATGCCATCGCCGAGCACGGCGTGTTCGACCAATATCGTAAAAGTTTCAAACCCGTCAAGGCATTACTGGAGCGTTAA
- the tilS gene encoding tRNA lysidine(34) synthetase TilS yields the protein MVAVDLCAHIARFLASLPLQTGSKLVLAYSGGVDSEVLAYGLSEFAKHHPELHYQLIYVHHGLSPNADAWAKHCQTRAASYGLPITVERVQLTLGPRVSVEAEARRMRYQAILQHLKPQDVLLTAHHEDDQLETILLALKRGQGPKGLAAMGQIQMLSLGEKGTCLQARPLLDISREQIEVFAQTRQLVHIEDESNQDDKYDRNFLRLEIIPRLKARWPSIATTASRSAQLCAEQQAIVDAEVSERLPKLLTEASFTQQTVLKLDALSTQTSEWQGLLLRGFIESQGFALPSYVQLQQILQQLMGAKEDAKVQIQIGDCVLRRFAGMLYLDTVSTVSAAPRITARKLHHDIQALLTQASTMVEDKIAPFTLATTGPRLRLPNADEVVSLRYQLPGQFRCQPHFRDKGRELKKLWQECAVPPWLRADVGFLFYNERLVMVLGLWVEKPFCAQGDDVGLKFDGHAIG from the coding sequence ATGGTGGCGGTGGATCTTTGTGCCCATATAGCGCGATTTTTAGCGAGCTTACCTCTGCAAACGGGGAGCAAGTTAGTCCTCGCTTACAGTGGCGGCGTCGATTCCGAAGTGCTCGCCTACGGTTTGAGTGAATTCGCCAAACATCACCCCGAGTTACATTATCAATTGATTTATGTGCACCATGGCTTGAGCCCTAATGCCGATGCTTGGGCCAAGCACTGCCAAACTCGCGCCGCCAGTTACGGTTTGCCTATCACAGTCGAGCGGGTGCAACTGACCCTAGGGCCGAGAGTGAGTGTTGAAGCCGAGGCGCGAAGAATGCGTTATCAGGCGATATTACAGCACCTTAAGCCTCAGGATGTGCTGCTGACCGCCCACCATGAAGACGATCAACTCGAGACGATTCTCCTCGCCCTCAAACGCGGTCAGGGCCCCAAAGGATTAGCCGCCATGGGGCAAATCCAAATGCTCTCTCTCGGCGAGAAGGGGACTTGCTTGCAGGCTCGGCCCTTGCTCGATATTAGCCGTGAGCAGATTGAAGTTTTCGCTCAAACGCGGCAGTTAGTGCATATCGAAGATGAAAGTAATCAAGACGATAAATACGATCGTAACTTTTTACGCCTCGAGATTATCCCACGCCTAAAAGCGCGTTGGCCCAGTATTGCCACTACCGCAAGCCGCAGCGCCCAGCTCTGCGCCGAGCAGCAGGCCATAGTGGATGCCGAGGTGAGTGAGCGTTTACCTAAGCTGTTAACCGAGGCGTCCTTTACCCAGCAAACCGTGCTTAAGCTTGATGCGCTCTCTACGCAAACCAGCGAATGGCAAGGATTACTGCTGCGGGGTTTTATCGAATCCCAAGGCTTTGCATTGCCTTCCTATGTGCAGCTGCAGCAAATTCTGCAGCAGTTAATGGGAGCAAAAGAGGATGCCAAAGTGCAGATCCAAATTGGTGACTGTGTGCTGCGCCGCTTCGCTGGGATGCTTTATCTGGATACGGTAAGCACTGTATCCGCCGCGCCGCGAATCACAGCGCGTAAACTGCATCATGATATTCAGGCTTTACTGACTCAAGCATCAACAATGGTTGAAGACAAGATTGCGCCATTTACCTTGGCTACAACTGGCCCTCGGCTGCGTTTACCCAATGCGGATGAGGTGGTGAGCCTGCGTTATCAGTTGCCGGGGCAATTTCGCTGTCAGCCGCATTTTCGTGATAAGGGCCGTGAGCTTAAAAAACTCTGGCAAGAATGCGCTGTGCCGCCATGGTTACGTGCCGATGTGGGGTTCTTGTTCTATAACGAGCGTTTAGTGATGGTGCTGGGGCTTTGGGTCGAAAAGCCATTTTGTGCCCAAGGGGATGATGTCGGGCTTAAGTTTGATGGGCATGCAATCGGATAG
- a CDS encoding monovalent cation:proton antiporter family protein yields MEHGFLIQILLMLVIAIIAIALLRRIGLPAILAYLLTGVLSGPSGFHWFTQQQMQSVAELGVVLLMFTLGLEFSVPRLWAMRRTVFGLGSAQVLVTTVLTMLVALACGQNWIESLVIGAAIALSSTAIVLKLLNEQGWLRRRHGELSVSVLLFQDLAVVPLLILLPLLGQNDEPLMLAAIALALLKGILAFFLLMALGKWALPRLFDEVARSRSNELFVLSTLVVALVTGAFTQWLGLSMALGAFMAGMLLGESQYRRQLEADIRPFRDLLMGLFFISIGMMLDFALVIQFWWQILLILLAVVVGKALIIHGLLRLVGEPFRIAISTALSLAQVGEFSFVVLALAVSYGLLSNETSTMLVMVAVLSMSIAPWLVRHSVDIAKWLLGIRQSGHVDEVVPIVTDDHDLVLILGYGRVGQTIARFLKTEAVPYLVLDLDPTRVSEARRAGEPIYFGDVCKRAILKQVGIKHAKMIVITFCETRSLEEALPLCKQLAPDAKILVRTRDDSELDMLQKAGANQVIPESLEGSLMLVSQVLHQCGVPLARILKRLESERRNHYQFLHGFFSGTETDFTLESLHAVLLHRGADAVGKQVADIDWELLRVELRAIRRSGQEIEHPASDWIFRAGDILLIVGKPRRLEKAEAKLLHG; encoded by the coding sequence ATGGAGCATGGTTTCTTGATCCAAATACTGCTGATGCTGGTGATTGCGATCATCGCGATTGCGTTGCTACGACGTATCGGTTTGCCAGCAATTTTGGCGTATTTATTGACGGGTGTGCTCAGTGGTCCGAGCGGTTTTCACTGGTTTACCCAGCAACAAATGCAGTCTGTCGCCGAGCTTGGGGTCGTGCTGTTGATGTTTACCTTAGGACTCGAGTTTTCGGTGCCTCGCCTGTGGGCGATGCGCAGAACCGTATTTGGGTTAGGCAGCGCGCAGGTGCTAGTGACCACAGTGTTGACTATGTTGGTTGCGTTGGCTTGTGGCCAGAATTGGATTGAATCTCTGGTTATCGGCGCGGCGATTGCACTTTCCTCCACGGCCATAGTGCTGAAACTGCTCAATGAGCAGGGCTGGCTAAGGCGCCGTCATGGCGAGTTGTCGGTCAGTGTGTTGTTATTTCAGGATTTAGCCGTTGTACCTCTGCTGATCTTACTGCCATTACTCGGGCAGAATGACGAACCCTTAATGCTAGCGGCAATCGCCTTGGCGCTGCTAAAGGGGATTCTGGCTTTTTTCTTATTGATGGCCTTAGGCAAATGGGCCTTACCTCGGCTATTTGATGAGGTGGCAAGATCGCGCTCAAATGAACTCTTTGTACTCTCGACGCTGGTGGTGGCTTTAGTTACGGGGGCTTTTACTCAGTGGTTAGGCTTGTCTATGGCGCTAGGGGCCTTTATGGCAGGAATGCTACTTGGCGAGAGCCAGTACCGCCGCCAGCTTGAGGCGGATATTCGGCCGTTTCGCGATTTACTCATGGGGCTGTTTTTTATCTCCATCGGCATGATGCTGGATTTCGCACTCGTTATTCAATTTTGGTGGCAGATTTTACTTATTCTGCTGGCGGTAGTCGTTGGCAAGGCACTGATTATCCATGGCTTATTGCGATTGGTCGGAGAGCCTTTCCGGATTGCCATCAGCACGGCCTTGAGTCTGGCGCAGGTCGGTGAATTCAGTTTTGTGGTGTTAGCCCTTGCCGTGAGTTATGGACTATTGAGTAACGAGACCAGCACTATGTTGGTGATGGTTGCGGTATTGTCTATGAGTATTGCCCCTTGGTTGGTGCGCCACAGTGTGGACATTGCCAAGTGGCTATTGGGGATCCGCCAGTCTGGGCATGTGGATGAAGTGGTGCCGATTGTTACCGATGATCATGATCTGGTGCTGATTTTAGGTTACGGCCGCGTTGGGCAAACCATAGCTCGGTTTTTAAAGACAGAAGCCGTGCCCTATTTAGTGCTCGATCTTGACCCCACTAGGGTGTCTGAGGCGCGCCGCGCGGGAGAGCCGATTTATTTTGGCGATGTGTGCAAGCGGGCGATCCTCAAACAGGTGGGGATTAAACATGCCAAAATGATCGTTATCACCTTCTGTGAGACCCGCAGTTTAGAAGAAGCTTTACCCCTGTGTAAGCAGTTGGCACCCGACGCTAAAATCTTGGTCAGGACCCGTGATGATAGCGAGTTAGATATGCTGCAAAAAGCGGGGGCGAATCAGGTGATCCCCGAATCATTAGAGGGCAGTTTGATGTTGGTCTCGCAGGTGCTGCATCAATGTGGTGTGCCGCTGGCGCGGATCCTAAAGCGGCTAGAGTCTGAGCGGCGCAATCATTACCAATTTTTACACGGTTTCTTTTCGGGAACCGAAACCGACTTTACCTTAGAGTCGCTGCACGCCGTGTTGTTACACCGCGGTGCCGATGCAGTGGGTAAGCAAGTGGCGGATATCGATTGGGAACTGTTAAGGGTAGAGTTGAGGGCAATTCGACGTAGCGGTCAGGAAATTGAACATCCCGCATCGGATTGGATATTTCGTGCAGGGGATATATTGCTGATTGTGGGTAAGCCAAGAAGATTAGAAAAAGCGGAAGCGAAATTATTACATGGCTAG
- a CDS encoding GGDEF domain-containing protein, which produces MDFGLATTLYPDDYNYQTEAYSPASTPLDLVQVIQQLHASLDPRTVFACYGKVLGQHLPIQGVRLQAEQYKLSWGKRYGISLKRQLICSGTPLTLQYQLLTPLTPSQTLILQEIEPLLLQPLLNAMQYQEMSMQAMFDSLTGLGNRHYYSQSLKNAVARAHRKQGAVSLIVLDLDNFKQLNDKYGHKCGDYILKEFGEIIRSSIRSTDQAFRIGGDEFVVIVQGNIHAAGLLCERIVTATNTHASFHQFGVSSSLGAAEASDTMEAEQLYEQADKTLYQAKASGRNCYKLSPTQLS; this is translated from the coding sequence ATGGACTTTGGCTTAGCGACAACCTTGTATCCAGACGATTATAACTACCAAACAGAGGCATATAGTCCAGCATCCACGCCACTGGATTTAGTTCAAGTGATCCAGCAACTTCACGCTAGCTTAGATCCGCGGACAGTCTTTGCCTGCTACGGCAAAGTGCTGGGGCAACATTTGCCTATTCAAGGAGTACGCCTGCAAGCAGAGCAATATAAATTAAGCTGGGGCAAACGCTATGGGATCAGTCTTAAACGGCAGCTCATTTGCAGTGGCACTCCACTCACTCTGCAGTATCAACTACTGACGCCGCTGACGCCATCACAAACACTCATCTTGCAAGAGATTGAGCCCTTGTTGCTACAGCCATTATTAAATGCCATGCAATATCAAGAAATGTCGATGCAGGCAATGTTCGATTCCCTAACGGGTTTAGGCAATCGTCACTATTACAGCCAAAGCTTGAAAAACGCAGTCGCCAGAGCCCACAGAAAACAAGGCGCCGTTTCGCTTATCGTATTGGATTTAGACAATTTTAAGCAACTTAACGATAAATATGGCCACAAATGCGGTGATTATATTTTGAAGGAATTCGGTGAGATTATCCGCAGCAGTATACGCAGTACGGATCAAGCCTTCCGCATTGGTGGCGACGAGTTTGTGGTAATAGTGCAAGGTAACATTCATGCGGCAGGATTACTGTGCGAGCGTATTGTCACGGCGACCAATACCCATGCGAGCTTCCATCAATTTGGCGTCAGCAGCAGTCTCGGGGCGGCTGAGGCGAGCGACACCATGGAAGCCGAACAACTCTATGAGCAAGCGGATAAAACCTTGTATCAAGCCAAAGCCTCTGGCCGTAATTGCTACAAGTTAAGCCCAACCCAACTATCTTAA